From the genome of Leptolyngbyaceae cyanobacterium:
TGCGAACGCCAAAGGTTAGTTTAACGGGGTTTCCATCGGGTTGTAGTTGAGGAGGATTTTCTACTAATAAACCTTTGTACTGAAACTTGACGCTATAGGTATTGGCGCCAGAAGCTACCATATTTGTATTAGGAAGGTCGATCGCTATTATATTGGCATCTTCTCCTGCCATACTGTTCCAAACAATGCCTGCGCTAGGGCTTTGACCGACGTCAAGGCAATTGTCTCTTTCCTGTACGGCGGGCTGTACAGACCAGCTAACTTTATTTCCATCATCTCGAAAGCAAGCTTGCCAAATTCGTTTTTCTCTTTTAGCGTTAGCTTGAGCTTCCCGTAGCACAGTCATAGCTTCTGCTTGGGCAGAGTTGATTCGTTGCCTAGTTAACCAGGTTAGCCAACTAGGGGTGGCGATCGCGGCTAAGATACCGATGATGGCAATCACAACTAACATTTCGATCAAGCTAAAACCTGCGCTCGCTCGCTTAATTTTCGGTTTCATATTTTTCTCCTATTTTCAGCCGGATGCTGCAAGTAGTTATATTTAGAACTATTGAGGTTGTTTGTTAACTACACCACGAGCTACTGCTTGGGTTTTCACAGCAATTAGTGGTGCAATTTTAACCCCTGCTTTTCCTGTCGGGTTACCTCTCAAGAAAATAAGCACGTCTTGGTTAGTATTGCTTAAGTCTGCACCATTATTAAAGGTATTATTAGTACTGACGCAAACCATAAAGCTAGGATTATTGAAGCCGCTGCTAAAACTACTGGTTGGGTTAGGAATGGGGCTGTAAAACCGTTGAGCTTGCGGTAAATTTTCATCCGGACACCGAGAATTAGCTGGTGGTGCTAAGTTATCCGTGCGATTGGTAGTAGGAAAATCTACGAAATCAACTAGCACTGCTCTGCTACCTTGAGCTCTTCCTGCACCTGGTGCTGGCGCACCGCCACGCGGATTGTTAGGATCGCTGCTAGCTATGCGAGGCCAAGAAGCAAAGGTAACTGTATTTTCTTGCGGATCTACATATCTTTCTGTTTTTCGGAGATTGGTTACTCCGTTTTGTGCGTATTTATTTAGTTGAAAACGCTCAATGCGAGATATTCCCTTCCATCTCCTTTCTCTTTCCTGAGGTGTGTTTACTTTTTGTAGGTAAACCACCAAGCTAAAAGCGCGGCGTCTGATTATGAGTTGATCGCACTCTGTTCTGTCAGGATTGTTATTACCAAACCGACTGCAATTACCTAAATCATCTAAATCCGTATCTGCAATAGTTTCTGGCTTCCAGAAAGCCAAAATTGGTGTATATTCCTGGGGTATATCTAGAAAATTTCTAACATCACTGAGTTCAGTTTCGTTGTAAACATAAGCCGCTTCTCTAATATCGTTAACCATATAGTCGAGAGCCATCTGCATTTCCCGTTGGGTTTCATTGCGAGCATATTCTCGACGGTCTGTTTGCAACAGATCCACTACCATGTCTAGCAGGGCAAGGATGATCATCGTAGCGATCAGAGTAGCGACCAACAGTTCCAACAGAGTAAAACCTGCGTTTTTTTTGCGCTTTTTTGACTTAGATTTTCGCAGATTGAGTAGAGCTTTTAAAAGTTGTGCAGCCATTGTTTTTACCAGAAGTTGGGTAGACAACTAAAAAATGGTTAATTATTACACCGATCGTTACCAGAAATTGGCCGACCTAAAAATTCGTGATAGCACTGAAGTGAAGTGCGAGCATCACTACGGACAACGCTGGTATACATAAGCGCTAAAGGACGACGTTGCTGTTGCCCCAGAGCAGTACTGAATTTCAAAGAAGCAGATCTTTGAGGAGGGTTTTCTACCAAGCCCCAGTTATCACGTATAGAAACCGTATAAACTCTTACACCTATGTTAAAACCAACTAGTCTTCCAGTATTATTTCTAACTCCTGGAGTACGGTAAGTTTGTACGATAAAATCATCAGAACCATCGCCATTAACATCAACCAATAAACCTTGGGTCGCTGATGATGGAAAACTTTGAGTATTAGGAATGTCTTCTGGTCTTACCGTTGAACTAGGCGCTGCCTGTTGCTTAACATTATTGTCACTTACACCACCTTGAGGAGGTAAATCTCGGTCTTCATAAGATCCTCGCTCTACAGTTCTTCTTACCCGGTCAACTTCTCCTTGTGCTAGTTGTATTGCTTGTTCTGCTCGTCGGTTTTGAATGCGAGTAGCCACAGCGATAAAAATTGGTGGTGTCAAAAAAGTGATTACCATCGTCACAACTACAATGGCGATCAAACATTCTAATAAGCTCATTCCTTGCTCTGAGCTATTACCCTTTGAGACCTTGGCTAATATTCCTTTGGGAGTTAATGTAGTTTGCTTAGTTTGGCAATGTTGAGTTGGAATGGGGGTAGATGGTGGAGATTTCTCCAAAACTGGAGATGCAAATCGAACGTTTCTTAGTAGCATGGTTACCTCCTTAAGTAATTATTGGTGTTAATTACACTCTCTTTGAGAAGCCGGATCTAGCTGGTTGTTTATTCTATTGAGAGCTAACCGCAGGCGACAAATATATGGATCGTCTACTTTCAAATCTCGGTAGAATTCGCTGCGCGGTACGCCGGAGGTAACGAAACGTTGAGATAGAGGGCCAGCAGGTGCGTATTGCAAGCCGACATCGTAACCCCACAACCGATTAGGTGGTTGATAGTACTGGATGACGTTGCCATTTGGATTAGTACCGGGTTCCCATGCTACGTGGCTGAAAGGTGCCGTACTGTAGGTGCTAAAGTTTAGCTGCACGAACGACCCATTGATGAAAGAGTTTACATTACTCCAGTTTTCTATGTAGCGAGGGAAGTTGTGGAAACCACCATTTTGTTGTCCTTGTCGAGTAGGCGTGATGCCGCTAACAATGATGGCATTTACTCTGGTATCGATCGCTTGATTGATGTCACCTCGGTAGTCGTTATTAAAGGCTAGATAACCGTTACCTTGGGTATACTCAACTACGTTGGCTGGTGGACAGTAACCATTAGTCGGGGCAGTGTTGCAGAAGAAAGGATTGCCATTATGGGAGAGTTTAATTGGCAATGTGTTGTTAGTTGCCGTTCTAACTGTGCCATTTTCTAGTAACCAACCATTACCAGGGTTACTGTTGGTAGGACGATTCATAGCACGGAAAGAATAGCGACCGCCCGGTACAATCGTCGTATCATTTGCAATGCCAAGGTCTACATATCCTTCTGCAAAATTGTTAGAAAGGATGGTGATGGCATCGCTGAGAATTTCAGCGGGTCGCCAAGTATCGTTGCCATTGCCAGACCTGGCAAACCGAGGATCTAGGTTGGTTCGGTTATAGAAAGTACCGTTCCAGTTATTTGGATCTAGCCTTTCGTTAAATTCTTCTATTTGGTTACCAGCAGTTCCATCGGTGCTGTGGAAGTTGAAGTCTCCCTGGATGTAGATTGGGTTATCGGAAACAAACGTTACACCTCTGGGATTAGTGTTATCAATACCTCCATTAGGCCAACGTCTTAAATCTTGACCGTTTCTGAGTCGGAAACCAAAGGGGCGACGATCGGGGTCTGGATAGAAATCTACTGGTTTGCGAGATATGCGATTGACTTCGAGTTGGGGGTCTCTAGGTTGGTTAGGATTGGTATTGTTGTTGGGGTTAGTACCGTTGGCAGGTCTAATAATCGCATCTTCTCTTGCTGAATCTTCCCGGAAAGCATAGACGATACCGCTTCTCGGCAGCCAGGTATTGCCATTAGCGATGGTGGTTCGTCTCAGCAAGTTTAGGTCGAGGTTTAACGCACGCACCGTCATTTTTTCGCGGCTATCGAAGAAAGCGCTATCTATGACGGAAACAAATCTGGTTCCACCGTTGCGAGTAACGATCCGGAAGTCGGTTTCTCCGGCTGGGTTGGCAGCATCGGTGTTTGGCAAATACCAATTTCCGTTGGCGTTGTTGTTGCCACCAGCCCAGTTTTCACCTTTTGGTCGAACCGTTGTAATTGCGGTTGGTTCAACTGCTACAAATCGATCGTTGGGATAGGGGTTATTGCTGGGTGCTGGTGGGCTGATATAGGGTTCGCCTGCTGGTAGCGCGGCACCAGCAGGAGCGCCAACGCGATCGTGGTTGTCAACGGCAGCTACCGGGAAAATGTAATAGAGTGATGGGAATTTCGGTTTAGTGCTGCACAGGCTGGTTGCTAAGATAATTAATCTTTCTTCTTTATCTAATTTCTCAGCCGTTGTACCCCAAGTGGAGGGAGCGTCCAGACCAAAATAGTTGTTAGCTGTAAGGTCGCAACCTACATTTATGGTAGTTGTAACGCCTGTACCAGCGACACTACTGTAAGTTACACCAGCATAGGTAAGAGTTCGGTTAAAAGTAGCAGTAGCAGGAGGAGGAGGAGCAGGAGTAACAGCAGCACCGAGATACTGCACATTGTATTGAAATCCCCCCGCTGTTGGTGTATCTGCAAAACCAAATCTTCGATCGCGAGTAATTTGTTCCCTCATGTGAACAAATCTTGCCAACTTAGCTAAATCGTTTATTGGTGTAGGATTAGGAGGGTCAGCATTAGGAAGTCTTAGAATATAGTCATCAGGTGTTGGCCTGTAGCCAGTTGGCCAAGGAGAAGTAGTACCGACTGCGGTTTTTAGCTCGTTGGCTAAGGTAGTAAAGTTAGCCTGAGCAGCCGTCCACCAACTAGGGTCATAATTAGGAGCTTGTTGGAAATAGCTGATGTTATTTGCCAACATTCCCACGACGCAACCAGCCGTGTGCAGATAAGAATTGTCTGCAATGCTATTATTTGCTGGCAAAGTCAGCGCTCGTTTGAGGTTAGAGAAGTTACCCCACATTGCTAAATATGGGTTGGGAAAAACTCTACCCCCTTGCGTTGGTGGGAAAGCACCGCTGTTATTAATATCTTGATAGTCGCCAGCAAAATTAGCTAAATTTTGCAAAGCAGTTCTCAGGGGACCACCACCAAAATCGCCAGCTTGAGGAACGGTGTATTCCCATCCATTTGTACCGATACCGTAGAAAAAGTCACTAACTAAAGCTTGTGGTTGGTTTGGATACCAATACCTTTGACCAGAACGTTGGAAATTTCTACTCAGATCCTCTGCTTGCCTGCTTCCCGGATGCACGGTAGTTGCTAAACAAGCGATGGGAAAGTCTCCTGCTGGGTTGCCCAAACCGCTATCGTGATGATAGACAACGGTTGCTTGTACCGCAGCTAAGTTATCGAAAAGCGTCCGTCGTTGTTGTTGTTCGTGAAGGATAGGTGCTGGGCTTTGAGGGTCTGGATTAGCTGGATAAAGGGGATCAATTTCACCTGGGTCGTCACGGTCTGCATCGGCATTTAAGCTGGAGTTAACCCAGCCAAAAGGATTACCCAGTTCCAACCGGGGAGAAACTACGACTCGCAAGCCATTAGCCCAAGCGCGGCGTTCCCAGTAACCATCTAAACCTAAATTTCTAAATTCTGGGTCGGATACTGGGTCAGTAGCATTGTTGATCAGTAATCGCTCTGAAGCTGGGATGGGATCGCCGTTAACCGGGCCGCCTGGATTTGCTGCGGCATCGCGAAGCCAATAACGGGTGTTTACTCGATCGTATTTTGGTTTCGGGCCGTAGCGATTGTCTGCTCGGTAAGTATCGTCAACGTAGGGAGGGTCTTGCTGGTTGTTGCGGACGCGCCCTCTTTGTACGAAAACCGTGTTTTCCCAACCACCTTCTCTAGAAGTTTGGTTAGTGGGGTCTGACCATAAGGAGCGGGATACATCGCGAGTAAATAAAGCTACCGGATCTAGTGCTAACTGAGCCGCGTTTTGGCCTCCAGCTGAGTCGTTACTTTCCTGTAAAGTACCTCTTGTGGGGTTGGTATCTTCTGGTGTATCGTTACCTCCTTGCTGTTGCAAGTCAAAGCGGACGC
Proteins encoded in this window:
- a CDS encoding prepilin-type N-terminal cleavage/methylation domain-containing protein yields the protein MKPKIKRASAGFSLIEMLVVIAIIGILAAIATPSWLTWLTRQRINSAQAEAMTVLREAQANAKREKRIWQACFRDDGNKVSWSVQPAVQERDNCLDVGQSPSAGIVWNSMAGEDANIIAIDLPNTNMVASGANTYSVKFQYKGLLVENPPQLQPDGNPVKLTFGVRNNQGQQGVRQGTKRCVFVETLLGAMRAGNDTECTQ
- a CDS encoding prepilin-type N-terminal cleavage/methylation domain-containing protein, with protein sequence MAAQLLKALLNLRKSKSKKRKKNAGFTLLELLVATLIATMIILALLDMVVDLLQTDRREYARNETQREMQMALDYMVNDIREAAYVYNETELSDVRNFLDIPQEYTPILAFWKPETIADTDLDDLGNCSRFGNNNPDRTECDQLIIRRRAFSLVVYLQKVNTPQERERRWKGISRIERFQLNKYAQNGVTNLRKTERYVDPQENTVTFASWPRIASSDPNNPRGGAPAPGAGRAQGSRAVLVDFVDFPTTNRTDNLAPPANSRCPDENLPQAQRFYSPIPNPTSSFSSGFNNPSFMVCVSTNNTFNNGADLSNTNQDVLIFLRGNPTGKAGVKIAPLIAVKTQAVARGVVNKQPQ
- a CDS encoding prepilin-type N-terminal cleavage/methylation domain-containing protein, whose translation is MLLRNVRFASPVLEKSPPSTPIPTQHCQTKQTTLTPKGILAKVSKGNSSEQGMSLLECLIAIVVVTMVITFLTPPIFIAVATRIQNRRAEQAIQLAQGEVDRVRRTVERGSYEDRDLPPQGGVSDNNVKQQAAPSSTVRPEDIPNTQSFPSSATQGLLVDVNGDGSDDFIVQTYRTPGVRNNTGRLVGFNIGVRVYTVSIRDNWGLVENPPQRSASLKFSTALGQQQRRPLALMYTSVVRSDARTSLQCYHEFLGRPISGNDRCNN
- the hpsA gene encoding hormogonium polysaccharide biosynthesis protein HpsA, which gives rise to MLTRKQTRAIQKFIYSVFKQVWQLSRSAGRQLSRWLVHNLFHKGRRSRRYAHAKSGFVLPTVVLMLLVVTLVIGGILFRTTSRTNQVIGAREEQVIYNAATPAIERGKAKLEYLFQQDSRRPTGAASDQMLLSLLVNDQNLYPGLTIPLNPNPYTFPDETGPLDINNDGRLDPAWSYQLDVDNDNRPETVVYGIYLRSRSDDRRVSIDGVGGRDANGDPVDNTGPDTDRNKALALVTRNGPINTTNLNDTVCASITQPNAAPAAGQILPVDESVWYPVGSGVLRKTFQVDAIVISNNQGTSRTVATLEFQQDRQLDRANRWGAWFRYDMDIYPGAPFNWNGAMYSAGNMFVGGFTGNFRAYLISARRSCFYGKDSSEISVLQEPRQGGFQGQFVARRVFDNAAGSVRFDLQQQGGNDTPEDTNPTRGTLQESNDSAGGQNAAQLALDPVALFTRDVSRSLWSDPTNQTSREGGWENTVFVQRGRVRNNQQDPPYVDDTYRADNRYGPKPKYDRVNTRYWLRDAAANPGGPVNGDPIPASERLLINNATDPVSDPEFRNLGLDGYWERRAWANGLRVVVSPRLELGNPFGWVNSSLNADADRDDPGEIDPLYPANPDPQSPAPILHEQQQRRTLFDNLAAVQATVVYHHDSGLGNPAGDFPIACLATTVHPGSRQAEDLSRNFQRSGQRYWYPNQPQALVSDFFYGIGTNGWEYTVPQAGDFGGGPLRTALQNLANFAGDYQDINNSGAFPPTQGGRVFPNPYLAMWGNFSNLKRALTLPANNSIADNSYLHTAGCVVGMLANNISYFQQAPNYDPSWWTAAQANFTTLANELKTAVGTTSPWPTGYRPTPDDYILRLPNADPPNPTPINDLAKLARFVHMREQITRDRRFGFADTPTAGGFQYNVQYLGAAVTPAPPPPATATFNRTLTYAGVTYSSVAGTGVTTTINVGCDLTANNYFGLDAPSTWGTTAEKLDKEERLIILATSLCSTKPKFPSLYYIFPVAAVDNHDRVGAPAGAALPAGEPYISPPAPSNNPYPNDRFVAVEPTAITTVRPKGENWAGGNNNANGNWYLPNTDAANPAGETDFRIVTRNGGTRFVSVIDSAFFDSREKMTVRALNLDLNLLRRTTIANGNTWLPRSGIVYAFREDSAREDAIIRPANGTNPNNNTNPNQPRDPQLEVNRISRKPVDFYPDPDRRPFGFRLRNGQDLRRWPNGGIDNTNPRGVTFVSDNPIYIQGDFNFHSTDGTAGNQIEEFNERLDPNNWNGTFYNRTNLDPRFARSGNGNDTWRPAEILSDAITILSNNFAEGYVDLGIANDTTIVPGGRYSFRAMNRPTNSNPGNGWLLENGTVRTATNNTLPIKLSHNGNPFFCNTAPTNGYCPPANVVEYTQGNGYLAFNNDYRGDINQAIDTRVNAIIVSGITPTRQGQQNGGFHNFPRYIENWSNVNSFINGSFVQLNFSTYSTAPFSHVAWEPGTNPNGNVIQYYQPPNRLWGYDVGLQYAPAGPLSQRFVTSGVPRSEFYRDLKVDDPYICRLRLALNRINNQLDPASQRECN